A genomic region of Aphis gossypii isolate Hap1 unplaced genomic scaffold, ASM2018417v2 Contig00458, whole genome shotgun sequence contains the following coding sequences:
- the LOC126554259 gene encoding uncharacterized protein LOC126554259 — protein sequence MTDFEKSIINACEEVFPNSPISCCFFHFGQSMYRQIQFAGLQAAYNDPVDRSLKYFTHMMLALAFVPLTEVSRIFSLLKNDAPVALSPILEYFEKNYVLRVIARGRRRRIHPRYPPEIWNQYQAALTGSHKTNNVSEGWHNRFQLVIGKHHPDLYSALGEFQKEQGDVEIMISELSLGRKVRAQPKRKWRDFQMRIMAITADFNTYQELDFLKAIAHNIVL from the coding sequence ATGacagattttgaaaaatcaataatcaatgCCTGCGAAGAAGTTTTTCCAAATTCGCCTATCAGTTGTTGCTTTTTTCATTTCGGCCAATCAATGTATCGTCAAATTCAGTTTGCTGGTCTTCAAGCCGCATATAATGACCCCGTCGATCGttcgttgaaatattttacacatatgATGCTAGCACTGGCATTTGTGCCATTGACTGAAGTTTCTCGCATTTTTTctcttttgaaaaatgatgcACCTGTAGCTCTATCACCAATTCTTgaatatttcgaaaaaaattatgttcttaGAGTAATAGCTCGAGGAAGAAGACGAAGGATTCATCCACGTTATCCACCAGAAATTTGGAATCAGTACCAAGCAGCTCTGACTGGTTCGCATAAGACCAACAACGTAAGCGAGGGGTGGCATAATCGCTTCCAGCTCGTCATTGGAAAACATCATCCTGACCTTTACTCTGCTCTCGGTGAGTTCCAAAAAGAACAAGGTGATGTAGAGATAATGATCTCAGAGCTGAGTCTAGGGCGAAAAGTGAGAGCTCAGCCAAAAAGAAAATGGCGAGACTTTCAGATGCGAATTATGGCCATTACTGCTGACTTTAATACATACCAAGAATTAGATTTTCTGAAGGCAATCgcgcataatattgttttatga